A genome region from Arachis duranensis cultivar V14167 chromosome 8, aradu.V14167.gnm2.J7QH, whole genome shotgun sequence includes the following:
- the LOC107461487 gene encoding uncharacterized protein LOC107461487 — protein MAMALGTKLETFRSYSLLSFIRTLSTSPSTSASVSSSAASQSPKKSKRRKKKNLFEVAQFLPNWGIGYHMAKSHWKEVSYEITKINLYKDGRHGKAWGIAYKNGLPADAPKKISGVHKRCWRYLPNIVKASESSQNLANSTDNDQKVEPQAS, from the exons ATGGCGATGGCGTTGGGTACCAAGCTCGAAACTTTTCGAAGCTATTCCTTACTCAGCTTCATCAGAACCCTAAGCACTTCTCCTTCGACTTCTGCTTCTGTCTCTTCCTCTGCAGCTTCTCAGAGCCCTAAGAAATCAAagcgaagaaagaagaagaacttgTTTGAGGTCGCTCAGTTCCTACCTAACTGGGGAATCGGGTACCACATGGCCAAGAGTCACTGGAAAGAAGTTTCTTATGAAATCACCAAAATCAATCTCTACAAG GATGGAAGACATGGCAAGGCATGGGGAATTGCTTATAAAAATG GCTTGCCAGCCGATGCTCCCAAGAAAATTAGTGGCGTTCACAAGCGCTGTTGGAGGTACCTCCCGAATATAGTAAAAGCCTCGGAAAGCTCACAAAACTTGGCGAACTCAACAGACAATGACCAGAAAGTTGAACCCCAAGCAAGTTGA
- the LOC107461486 gene encoding protein DETOXIFICATION 42, translating into MAEKQKPSSSTSSGDWRRIPLCTFFKDTRQVFKLDSLGREILSIALPAAMALTADPIASLVDTAFIGRIGAVELAAVGVSIALFNQVSRIAIFPLVSCTTSFVAEEDSITGASPPVDESETMEAGPPSDAETKEFLPQKGTVVGSIQKLDLAGESFDTVEEAQQKKRHIPSASSAIFIGGILGLIQAVLLISAAKPLLNFMGVASDSPMLHPAQRYLTLRSLGAPAVLLSLAMQGVFRGFKDTRTPLYATVAGDVTNIALDPLFMFVFRLGVSGAAIAHVISQYLISVILLWRLMEQVDLIPPSIKHLRFDRFLRNGFLLLMRVIAVTFCVTLAASLAARHGSTSMAAFQVCLQIWLAVSLLADGLAVAGQAILAGAFANKDYEKATATASRVLQMGLVLGVGLAFILGTGLHFGAKLFTEDVKVLHFIRMGIPFVALTQPLNSLAFVFDGVNFGASDFAYSAFSMIVVAIISIVCLLIMSSAGGFIGIWIALTIYMSLRAFAGFLRIGTGSGPWEFLWR; encoded by the exons ATGGCTGAGAAGCAGAAACCGTCTTCATCAACTTCATCAGGGGATTGGAGGAGAATACCACTTTGCACTTTCTTTAAGGATACCAG ACAAGTTTTCAAATTAGATAGTCTTGGTCGTGAAATATTGTCTATTGCACTGCCTGCAGCAATGGCTTTGACAGCAGACCCCATAGCTTCACTGGTTGACACAGCATTCATAGGCCGAATTG GTGCAGTGGAGCTTGCTGCTGTAGGAGTTTCAATAGCTCTCTTCAATCAAGTGTCAAGGATTGCAATATTCCCCCTTGTCAGTTGCACAACCTCTTTTGTGGCTGAAGAAGACAGCATCACCGGAGCAAGCCCTCCAGTAGATGAAAGCGAAACCATGGAAGCAGGTCCACCCTCTGATGCTGAAACCAAAGAGTTCCTACCCCAGAAAGGTACCGTTGTTGGAAGTATTCAGAAACTAGATTTGGCTGGTGAAAGCTTTGACACAGTTGAGGAGGCGCAACAAAAGAAAAGGCATATCCCTTCGGCTTCATCTGCAATATTTATCGGCGGCATCCTTGGCCTCATCCAGGCAGTACTACTTATATCTGCAGCAAAACCTTTATTGAACTTCATGGGAGTAGCTTCT GACTCTCCTATGCTACACCCTGCGCAACGGTACCTGACACTGCGGTCCCTTGGTGCTCCTGCGGTTCTTCTTTCGTTGGCGATGCAGGGAGTCTTCAGAGGATTTAAGGACACTAGAACTCCTCTATATGCTACTG TGGCTGGAGATGTTACCAATATAGCATTAGATCCTTTATTCATGTTTGTATTTCGCTTAGGCGTCAGCGGTGCAGCCATTGCCCATGTTATATCTCA GTACCTTATTTCAGTTATACTTCTATGGAGGTTGATGGAACAAGTTGATCTTATTCCTCCAAGCATCAAGCATTTGAGATTTGACCGATTTCTTAGAAATG GTTTCCTATTGTTAATGAGAGTCATTGCTGTAACATTCTGTGTGACGCTGGCCGCGTCTTTAGCTGCACGCCACGGATCAACATCCATGGCAGCTTTTCAAGTGTGCTTACAGATTTGGCTGGCAGTGTCTCTTCTAGCTGATGGTCTGGCTGTTGCTGGGCAG GCTATTCTTGCGGGTGCATTTGCTAATAAGGACTATGAGAAGGCCACAGCAACTGCTTCTCGAGTATTGCAG ATGGGATTGGTTCTAGGTGTGGGACTTGCATTTATTCTTGGAACAGGATTGCACTTTGGAGCTAAGCTGTTTACTGAAGATGTTAAAGTCCTCCATTTCATTAGAATGGGGATACCG TTTGTAGCATTAACACAACCCCTGAACTCATTGGCATTTGTATTTGATGGTGTCAACTTTGGAGCATCTGATTTCGCATATTCAGCCTTCTCTATG ATTGTGGTGGCCATCATTAGCATAGTATGTTTACTTATCATGTCATCTGCTGGTGGTTTCATTGGAATATGGATCGCTTTGACAATTTATATGTCTCTTAGGGCCTTTGCTGGCTTCTTGAG GATTGGAACAGGATCAGGACCTTGGGAATTCCTATGGAGATGA